One stretch of Eupeodes corollae chromosome 2, idEupCoro1.1, whole genome shotgun sequence DNA includes these proteins:
- the LOC129948398 gene encoding uncharacterized protein LOC129948398: MKLFLCLVVLVFVAVNAETPEAEASQAKAVILVQSAPQLLKPKPLAPYKPLPLKVVKPKAIIISGPPQPLRPKPTYAPYKKIAIKVVPVPTPARKPNKPLQPINAQKGAWFG; the protein is encoded by the exons ATGAAG cttTTCTTATGCTTGGTGGTATTGGTGTTTGTGGCAGTCAATGCAGAAACTCCGGAAGCAGAGGCCTCCCAGGCTAAAGCAGTGATTCTCGTACAATCGGCGCCACAACTCTTGAAGCCAAAACCATTGGCTCCATACAAGCCACTACCTCTTAAAGTAGTGAAGCCCAAAGCAATAATTATATCAGGACCACCACAACCATTGAGACCAAAGCCAACATATGctccatacaaaaaaatagcaatTAAGGTTGTTCCAGTTCCAACTCCCGCCCGCAAGCCCAATAAGCCTCTTCAGCCAATTAATGCCCAAAAAGGTGCATGGTTTGGTTAA
- the LOC129948136 gene encoding uncharacterized protein LOC129948136, whose amino-acid sequence MKTFLCLVVLAFVAVNAETPQAEASQAKPIILIKSAPQLLKIKPTLPPYKPLPLQVAKPKAVLISVQPQQLKPKPTFAPYKSLAIKVVPVPTPARRPVKPVQPITAQKGWAWG is encoded by the exons ATGAAA ACTTTCTTGTGCTTGGTCGTATTGGCATTTGTTGCAGTCAACGCAGAGACTCCGCAGGCAGAGGCATCTCAGGCCAAAccaataattcttataaaatcTGCACCACAACTCTTGAAGATAAAACCGACATTGCCTCCATACAAACCACTGCCCCTTCAGGTAGCGAAGCCCAAAGCAGTACTTATATCAGTTCAGCCACAACAATTAAAACCAAAGCCAACTTTTGCACCATACAAGTCCTTAGCAATTAAGGTTGTTCCAGTTCCAACTCCCGCACGCAGGCCTGTCAAACCTGTTCAGCCCATCACAGCTCAAAAAGGTTGGGCATGGGGTTAA
- the LOC129948079 gene encoding uncharacterized protein LOC129948079, giving the protein MKFLLCLALCFVAAQAGLIGVPSAVTYSASAPYTTYTAGIAPALYNAPLAYTSGYPSGYPSVYSSGLAAPAVYSSSGLGLVSSAYAAAPAVYSSPSVYSTLLKK; this is encoded by the exons ATGAAA TTCCTTTTGTGCCTTGCTCTTTGCTTTGTTGCTGCCCAAGCGGGACTCATTGGAGTTCCTAGTGCTGTAACCTACTCTGCTAGTGCTCCATACACTACTTACACCGCCGGAATCGCTCCAGCTCTTTATAATGCTCCTTTGGCTTACACATCAGGATACCCATCAGGATACCCATCAGTTTATAGCTCAGGTTTAGCTGCTCCAGCTGTGTACAGTTCATCTGGATTGGGTCTTGTTAGCTCTGCTTATGCTGCTGCACCTGCAGTGTACTCCAGTCCAAGCGTCTACAGCACATTGTTAAAGAAGTAA